One region of Streptomyces davaonensis JCM 4913 genomic DNA includes:
- a CDS encoding aliphatic sulfonate ABC transporter substrate-binding protein, with protein MTPYPNIRRTLAVLAVLPLLALAAACGYGSQAVENTEQAIPGAAKVDGLDSVRIGYFGNLTHATALVGRHEGIFQKQLGGTTAEYAAFNAGPSEIEALNSGSIDIGWIGPSPAINGYTKADGSNLRIISGSASGGVKLVVNPEKVPSLKDVKGKRIATPQLGNTQDVAFLNWIAEQGWKVDAQSGKGDVSVVRSDNKVTPDLYRSGSIDGAWVPEPTASKLVAEGGKVLLDEADLWPGKEFVITNVIVSQSFLKEHPKAVEAVLKASVEANRWINANPEKAKAAANAQLAVDTGKALPADVVDRAWPSIGFTDDPLAATLDAQAEHAVKAGLLERSDLTGIYDLTPLNRVLRAEGEPEADDAGLGVK; from the coding sequence TTGACCCCGTACCCGAACATCCGCCGTACCCTCGCGGTACTGGCCGTGCTGCCGCTGCTCGCGCTCGCGGCCGCCTGCGGCTACGGCTCCCAGGCCGTGGAGAACACCGAGCAGGCCATCCCGGGGGCGGCGAAGGTCGACGGCCTGGACTCGGTGCGGATCGGCTACTTCGGGAACCTCACCCACGCGACCGCCCTGGTGGGGCGGCACGAGGGCATCTTCCAGAAGCAGTTGGGCGGTACGACGGCCGAGTACGCGGCGTTCAACGCCGGTCCGTCGGAGATCGAGGCGCTGAACTCGGGGTCCATCGACATCGGGTGGATCGGGCCGTCGCCCGCGATCAACGGCTACACCAAGGCGGACGGTTCGAACCTGCGGATCATCTCCGGGTCCGCTTCCGGCGGCGTCAAGCTGGTGGTGAACCCGGAGAAGGTCCCGTCCCTGAAGGACGTCAAGGGCAAGCGGATCGCCACTCCGCAGCTCGGCAACACGCAGGACGTGGCGTTCCTCAACTGGATCGCCGAGCAGGGCTGGAAGGTCGACGCGCAGAGCGGCAAGGGTGACGTCTCCGTCGTCCGCTCGGACAACAAGGTGACGCCCGACCTCTACCGGTCCGGCTCGATCGACGGCGCCTGGGTGCCGGAGCCGACCGCCTCGAAGCTGGTCGCCGAGGGCGGGAAGGTGCTGCTGGACGAGGCCGATCTGTGGCCCGGCAAGGAGTTCGTGATCACGAACGTGATCGTGTCGCAGAGCTTCCTCAAGGAGCACCCCAAGGCCGTGGAGGCGGTGCTGAAGGCCTCCGTCGAGGCCAACCGGTGGATCAACGCCAACCCGGAGAAGGCGAAGGCCGCGGCCAACGCGCAGCTGGCGGTGGACACCGGCAAGGCGCTGCCCGCCGATGTCGTCGACCGGGCCTGGCCGTCCATCGGGTTCACCGACGATCCGCTGGCCGCCACGCTCGACGCGCAGGCGGAGCACGCCGTCAAGGCAGGTCTGCTGGAGCGGTCGGACCTGACCGGCATCTACGACCTGACACCGCTGAACAGGGTCCTCAGAGCCGAGGGCGAACCCGAGGCCGACGACGCCGGTCTCGGCGTCAAGTAG
- a CDS encoding ABC transporter ATP-binding protein translates to MATALAKAVDTDASVEHAARIAHVSKSFGGPAGQQLVLDDITLDVAPGEFVTLLGASGCGKSTLLNLVAGLDKPSAGEITTDGRPALMFQEHALFPWLTAGKNIELALKLRGVPKAERHGRAEELLELVRLGGAYGKRVHELSGGMRQRVALARALAQDSKLLLMDEPFAALDAITRDVLHDELTRIWRETGLSVLFVTHNVREAVRLAQRVVLLSSRPGRIAREWTVSIPHPRRIEDSEVAELSVEITEELRGEIRRHGQH, encoded by the coding sequence ATGGCAACCGCCCTCGCCAAGGCTGTCGACACGGACGCGTCCGTGGAGCACGCCGCGCGCATCGCCCACGTCTCGAAGTCCTTCGGCGGCCCCGCCGGGCAGCAGCTCGTCCTGGACGACATCACCCTCGATGTCGCGCCCGGCGAGTTCGTCACTCTCCTCGGCGCCTCCGGCTGCGGCAAGTCGACCCTCCTCAACCTGGTCGCGGGACTGGACAAGCCGTCCGCGGGCGAGATCACCACCGACGGCCGCCCGGCGCTCATGTTCCAGGAGCACGCCCTGTTCCCGTGGCTGACCGCGGGCAAGAACATCGAGCTCGCGCTGAAACTGCGAGGTGTTCCGAAGGCCGAACGGCACGGCCGGGCCGAGGAGCTGCTGGAGCTGGTCCGCCTGGGCGGGGCGTACGGCAAGCGGGTCCACGAGCTGTCCGGCGGTATGCGCCAGCGCGTCGCCCTGGCGCGGGCGCTGGCCCAGGACAGCAAGCTGCTCCTGATGGACGAGCCGTTCGCGGCGCTCGACGCCATCACCCGGGACGTGCTGCACGACGAGCTGACCCGGATCTGGCGCGAGACAGGCCTGTCGGTCCTCTTCGTCACCCACAACGTCCGCGAGGCCGTCCGCCTCGCCCAGCGCGTGGTGCTCCTGTCCTCCCGCCCCGGCCGCATCGCCCGGGAATGGACCGTCTCCATCCCGCACCCGCGCCGCATCGAGGACAGCGAGGTCGCCGAACTGTCCGTCGAGATCACCGAAGAACTGCGTGGGGAGATCCGCCGCCATGGCCAGCACTGA
- a CDS encoding ABC transporter permease: MASTDTTAKDGNDLAGLEAGLDALDTVQTTRTPLRETLVRKVLPPVTAVALVLVVWQLLVWAEIAPAYKLPAPSAVWDEVRTAWLQGTLLDYIWTSVSRGLLGFLFALAIGTPLGLLVARVKFVRAAIGPILSGLQSLPSVAWVPPAVLWLGLNNSMMYAVILLGAVPSIANGLVAGIDQIPPLFLRAGRTLGATGLKGAWHIVMPGALPGYLAGLKQGWAFSWRSLMAAEIIASSPDLGVGLGQLLENGRNNASMSQVFLAIFLILLVGIAIDLLIFSPLERRVLRSRGLLARS, from the coding sequence ATGGCCAGCACTGACACCACCGCCAAGGACGGCAACGACCTCGCCGGACTCGAAGCGGGTCTGGACGCCCTCGACACCGTCCAGACCACCCGCACCCCCCTGCGCGAGACCTTGGTCCGCAAGGTGCTGCCGCCGGTCACGGCGGTCGCACTGGTCCTGGTGGTGTGGCAGCTGCTGGTCTGGGCCGAGATAGCCCCCGCCTACAAGCTCCCCGCGCCGTCCGCCGTATGGGACGAGGTCCGGACGGCCTGGCTCCAGGGCACCCTGCTCGACTACATCTGGACGAGCGTCTCGCGCGGCCTGCTCGGTTTCCTCTTCGCCCTGGCCATCGGCACCCCGCTCGGCCTGCTGGTCGCCCGCGTGAAGTTCGTCCGCGCGGCCATCGGCCCGATCCTCTCCGGCCTCCAGTCCCTGCCCTCGGTCGCCTGGGTGCCGCCGGCCGTGCTGTGGCTGGGTCTGAACAACTCGATGATGTACGCCGTCATCCTGCTCGGCGCGGTCCCCTCCATCGCCAACGGCCTGGTAGCGGGCATCGACCAGATCCCCCCGCTGTTCCTGCGCGCCGGACGCACCCTCGGCGCGACCGGTCTGAAGGGCGCCTGGCACATCGTGATGCCGGGCGCGCTGCCCGGCTATCTGGCGGGACTGAAGCAGGGCTGGGCGTTCTCCTGGCGTTCGCTCATGGCCGCCGAGATCATCGCCTCCTCCCCCGATCTCGGCGTCGGGCTCGGCCAGTTGCTGGAGAACGGCCGCAACAACGCCAGCATGTCCCAGGTCTTCCTGGCCATCTTCCTGATCCTGCTCGTCGGCATCGCCATCGACCTGCTGATCTTCAGCCCGCTGGAGCGCCGGGTGCTGCGCAGCCGCGGTCTGCTGGCGAGGAGCTGA